One part of the Mariniflexile litorale genome encodes these proteins:
- the rimP gene encoding ribosome assembly cofactor RimP has protein sequence MFKNTVKNLLDTALTERPDLFLIDFSIQGDNHINIVVDGDNGVLVEDCMFISRAIEHNLDREEHDFSLEVMSAGATAPLINKRQYSKNLKRELTVRTVSEKFEGVLAKATDTNITLEWKVREPKPVGKGKVTVKKQADIAYEDIVEAKVMIKF, from the coding sequence ATGTTTAAAAATACCGTTAAAAATTTACTAGATACTGCGTTAACAGAACGGCCAGACTTGTTTTTAATTGATTTTTCAATTCAAGGAGATAATCACATTAATATTGTAGTTGATGGTGATAATGGTGTATTAGTTGAAGATTGTATGTTTATTAGCAGAGCTATCGAACATAATCTAGATAGAGAAGAACACGATTTTTCTTTAGAGGTGATGTCAGCAGGAGCTACGGCACCTTTAATAAATAAAAGACAGTATAGTAAAAATTTGAAAAGAGAGCTAACGGTAAGAACGGTTTCAGAAAAGTTTGAAGGCGTACTTGCAAAAGCAACCGACACAAATATTACATTAGAGTGGAAAGTTAGAGAGCCAAAGCCTGTAGGTAAAGGTAAAGTAACTGTAAAAAAGCAAGCGGATATCGCTTACGAAGATATTGTAGAAGCAAAAGTTATGATTAAATTTTAA
- the nusA gene encoding transcription termination factor NusA yields MENIALIESFSEFKDDKLIDRVTLMAILEDVFRSALKKKYGDDDNFDIIVNPDKGDLEIWRNRVVVADGEVEEPNQEVSLSEARKIEPDFEVGEEVSEEVKLIHLGRRAILALRQNLISKIHEHDNTIVFKQFKDLIGEIYTAEVHHIRHRAVILLDDEGNEIVLPKEKQIPSDFFRKGDNVRGVVDSVELKGAKPTIIMSRTSPAFLEKLFEQEIPEVFDGLITIKNVVRIPGEKAKVAVDSYDDRIDPVGACVGMKGSRIHGIVRELGNENIDVINYTNNLQLYITRALSPARVTSVKINEETKRAEVILKPEEVSKAIGRGGHNIRLAGQLTGYEIDVFREGAEEDVELREFSDEIEGWVIEEFSKAGLDTAKSILEQDVNDLVKRTDLEEETIKDVIRILREEFEE; encoded by the coding sequence ATGGAGAATATCGCGTTAATAGAATCTTTTTCAGAATTCAAAGACGATAAGCTAATTGACAGGGTAACGTTAATGGCGATTTTAGAGGATGTATTTAGAAGTGCGCTAAAAAAGAAATATGGTGACGATGATAATTTCGATATTATTGTAAACCCTGATAAAGGTGATTTAGAAATTTGGAGAAATAGAGTGGTTGTTGCAGATGGTGAAGTTGAAGAGCCTAATCAAGAAGTTTCATTATCTGAAGCGCGTAAAATCGAGCCAGATTTTGAAGTAGGAGAAGAAGTTTCGGAAGAAGTTAAGCTTATTCATTTAGGAAGACGTGCTATTTTAGCATTAAGACAAAATCTAATTTCTAAAATTCATGAGCATGATAACACCATCGTTTTTAAACAGTTTAAAGATTTAATCGGTGAAATTTATACAGCAGAAGTACATCATATTCGTCATAGAGCAGTTATTTTATTAGATGATGAAGGTAATGAAATTGTGCTTCCAAAAGAAAAACAAATCCCTTCGGATTTCTTTAGAAAAGGTGATAATGTAAGAGGTGTTGTTGATAGTGTAGAGCTAAAAGGGGCTAAACCAACCATTATTATGTCTAGAACCTCTCCTGCATTCTTAGAAAAACTTTTTGAACAAGAAATACCAGAGGTTTTTGATGGTTTAATCACTATTAAAAATGTCGTTAGAATACCTGGAGAAAAAGCGAAAGTAGCGGTAGATTCGTATGATGATAGAATTGATCCTGTTGGAGCCTGTGTGGGTATGAAAGGTTCTAGAATTCATGGTATTGTACGTGAATTAGGTAATGAAAATATTGATGTAATTAATTATACAAATAATTTACAATTATATATTACAAGAGCGTTAAGCCCAGCAAGAGTAACTTCAGTAAAAATTAATGAAGAAACGAAACGTGCTGAGGTTATTTTGAAACCAGAAGAAGTAAGTAAAGCTATCGGTAGAGGTGGTCATAACATTCGTTTGGCAGGTCAATTAACGGGCTATGAAATAGATGTGTTTAGAGAAGGTGCTGAAGAAGATGTAGAGTTAAGAGAATTCTCTGACGAAATAGAAGGTTGGGTTATTGAAGAGTTTAGTAAAGCTGGATTAGATACTGCAAAAAGTATTTTAGAGCAAGATGTAAACGATTTAGTAAAAAGAACCGACTTAGAAGAAGAAACAATTAAAGACGTTATTAGAATTCTTAGAGAAGAATTTGAAGAATAA